A window of the Drosophila simulans strain w501 chromosome 2L, Prin_Dsim_3.1, whole genome shotgun sequence genome harbors these coding sequences:
- the LOC6733063 gene encoding nuclear hormone receptor FTZ-F1 beta, with the protein MPNMSSIKAEQQSGPIGGSSGYQIPVNMCTTTVASTTTTLGSSAGGAGATGSRHNVSVTNIKCELDELPSPNGNMVPVIANYVHGSLRIPLSGQSNHRESDSEEELASIENLKVRRRTAADKNGPRPMSWEGELSDTEVNGGEELMEMEPTIKSEAVPAVAPPQPDCALQPIKTELENIAGEMQIQGKCYPQSNTQHHAATKLKLAPTQSDPINLKFEPPLGDNSPLLAARSKSSSGGHLPLPTNPSPDSAIHSVYTHSSPSQSPLTSRHAPYTPSLSRNNSDASHSSCYSYSSEFSPTHSPIQARHAPPAGTLYGNHHGLYRQMKVEAASTAPSSVQEAQNLSMDSSNLDTVGLGSSHPASPAGISRQQLINSPCPICGDKISGFHYGIFSCESCKGFFKRTVQNRKNYVCVRGGPCQVSISTRKKCPACRFEKCLQKGMKLEAIREDRTRGGRSTYQCSYTLPNSMLSPLLSPDQAAAAAAAAAVASQQQPHQRLHQLNGFGGVPIPCSSSLPASPNLGETSVKSEEMGETGKQSLRTGSVPPLLQEIMDVEHLWQYTDAELARINQPLSAFASGSSSSSSSSATSSGAHAQLTNPLLASAGLSSNGENANPDLIAHLCNVADHRLYKIVKWCKSLPLFKNISIDDQICLLINSWCELLLFSCCFRSIDTPGEIKMSQGRKITLSQAKSNGLQTCIERMLNLTDHLRRLRVDRYEYVAMKVIVLLQSDTTELQEAVKVRECQEKALQSLQAYTLAHYPDTPSKFGELLLRIPDLQRTCQLGKEMLTIKTRDGADFNLLMELLRGEH; encoded by the exons ATGCCAAACATGTCCAGCATCAAAGCGGAACAGCAAAGTGGTCCTATTGGAGGAAGCAGCGGCTATCAAATACCGGTCAACATGTGCACCACCACAGTCGCGAGTACGACGACCACTTTGGGAAGCTCCGCCGGAGGAGCCGGAGCCACTGGCTCCCGGCACAACGTGTCCGTGACAAACATCAAGTGCGAACTAGACGAACTACCGTCACCCAACGGAAACATGGTGCCGGTTATCGCAAACTACGTTCACGGTAGCTTGCGCATTCCACTCAGTGGACAATCAAATCATAGGGAGTCCGACtcggaggaggagctggcgaGTATTGAGAACTTGAAGGTTCGGCGAAGGACGGCGGCGGACAAAAATGGTCCTCGTCCAATGTCCTGGGAGGGCGAGCTGAGCGATACTGAGGTCAACGGGGGCGAAGAGCTGATGGAAATGGAGCCCACAATTAAGAGTGAGGCGGTCCCTGCTGTTGCACCCCCACAACCCGACTGCGCACTACAACCGATAAAAACCGAGCTAGAGAACATTGCAGGCGAGATGCAGATTCAAGGAAAGTGTTACCCCCAGTCCAACACACAACATCACGCTgccacaaaattaaaattggcCCCGACTCAAAGTGATCCGATCAATCTCAAGTTCGAACCGCCTCTGGGAGACAATTCGCCACTACTGGCTGCACGTAGCAAGTCCAGCAGTGGAGGCCACCTACCACTGCCCACGAATCCCAGTCCCGACTCCGCCATACATTCCGTCTACACGCACAGCTCCCCCTCGCAGTCGCCTCTGACGtcgcgccacgccccctacACTCCGTCTCTGAGCCGCAACAACAGCGACGCCTCGCACAGTAGCTGCTACAGCTATAGCTCCGAATTCAGTCCCACGCACTCGCCCATTCAAGCGCGTCATGCCCCACCCGCCGGCACGCTCTATGGGAACCACCATGGTCTTTACCGCCAGATGAAGGTGGAAGCCGCATCCACTGCGCCGTCCAGTGTGCAGGAGGCGCAGAACCTGAGTATGGACTCTAGCAATCTGGATACAGTGGGCTTAGGATCTTCGCACCCCGCATCTCCGGCGGGCATATCACGTCAGCAGTTGATCAACTCGCCCTGCCCCATCTGCGGTGACAAGATCAGCGGATTTCATTACGGGATTTTCTCCTGCGAGTCTTGCAAGGGCTTCTTCAAGCGCACCGTGCAAAACCGCAAGAACTACGTGTGCGTCCGTGGTGGACCATGTCAGGTCAGCATCTCCACGCGCAAGAAATGTCCCGCCTGCCGCTTCGAGAAGTGTCTGCAGAAGGGAATGAAACTAGAAGCGATTCGGGAGGATCGAACCCGTGGCGGCCGCTCCACATACCAGTGCTCCTACACGCTGCCCAACTCAATGCTCAGTCCGCTGCTTAGTCCTGAtcaagcggcagcagctgccgccgcagcagcagtggcaagTCAGCAGCAACCGCACCAGCGACTACATCAACTAAATGGCTTTGGAGGTGTACCCATTCCCTGCTCTTCCTCTCTTCCAGCCAGCCCTAATTTGGGAGAAACATCGGTCAAGTCGGAAGAGATGGGGGAGACGGGCAAGCAAAGCCTCCGAACCGGAAGCGTACCACCACTACTGCAG GAAATCATGGATGTAGAGCATCTGTGGCAGTATACCGATGCAGAGCTGGCCCGCATCAACCAACCATTGTCCGCATTCGCCTCTGGCAGCTCTtcttcgtcatcatcgtcagcCACATCCTCAGGCGCCCATGCACAACTTACCAATCCACTACTGGCTAGTGCTGGTCTCTCGTCCAATGGCGAGAATGCCAATCCTGATCTAATCGCTCATCTCTGCAACGTGGCTGATCACCGTCTTTATAAGATCGTCAAATGGTGCAAGAGCTTGCCGCTTTTTAAGAACATTTCG ATCGATGACCAAATCTGCTTGCTCATTAACTCGTGGTGCGAGCTGTTGCTCTTCTCCTGCTGTTTTAGATCAATTGATACTCCTGGAGAGATTAAAATGTCACAAGGCAGGAAGATAACCCTATCGCAGGCCAAATCAAATGGCTTGCAG ACTTGCATTGAACGGATGCTCAACCTAACAGATCACCTAAGGCGATTGCGCGTTGATCGCTACGAATATGTTGCCATGAAAGTTATTGTCCTGTTGCAGTCag ATACGACAGAGTTACAGGAGGCGGTAAAGGTGCGCGAGTGTCAGGAAAAAGCATTACAGAGCTTGCAAGCTTACACCCTGGCACATTATCCCGACACGCCGTCAAAGTTTGGGGAGCTTTTGCTACGCATCCCTGATTTGCAGAGAACGTGCCAG CTTGGCAAGGAGATGTTGACGATCAAGACTCGCGATGGAgctgatttcaatttgctaaTGGAGCTTTTGCGCGGAGAGCATTGA
- the LOC6733064 gene encoding ATP synthase mitochondrial F1 complex assembly factor 2 has product MNGKHIVSAIRALRLTNFSQWKGAASSFTVRHYASPPKRFYKKTSVLSGDSGYEVVLDHRKLKTPKGTPFIVRSEPLAIAVATEFDAQKENIERSRMHLSALCFTAIDNPNHLSKLDMVNYLLNFIGTDTVLFQYDDEKDLQDLQVNEWDPVIAWFNQRYDTNLQKTMNITPPQVSEQDKMNVAKHFQSYSLETLHGFIFAVDTLKSIVLACAVIEQMLTVEKAVALARLEEEYQLKFWGRVEWAHDLSQQELQARLAAAVLFIHLNCSENLVKQKIIL; this is encoded by the exons ATGAACGGAAAGCATATAGTTAGCGCTATCCGAGCTCTCCGGTTGACCAACTTCAGCCAGTGGAAGGGAGCCGCTAGCAGTTTCACTGTGCGCCACTATG CCTCTCCACCCAAGCGGTTCTACAAGAAGACTTCCGTACTGAGCGGCGACAGCGGCTATGAAGTGGTGTTGGATCACCGGAAACTGAAAACGCCCAAAGGCACACCCTTCATCGTCCGCAGCGAACCCCTGGCTATTGCTGTAGCCACTGAGTTCGACGCCCAGAAGGAAAACATCGAGCGTTCCCGCATGCACTTATCCGCGCTCTGCTTCACGGCCATTGACAATCCCAATCACCTCTCCAAGTTGGACATGGTCAACTACCTGCTCAACTTCATTGGCACAGACACGGTGCTCTTCCAGTACGAC gacgaaaaggaccTGCAGGACCTACAGGTGAACGAATGGGACCCGGTAATCGCCTGGTTCAACCAGCGCTACGACACAAACCTGCAGAAGACCATGAACATAACGCCGCCTCAGGTCAGCGAGCAGGATAAAATGAATGTCGCAAAGCATTTTCAGTCCTACAGTTTGGAAACGCTGCATG GCTTCATTTTCGCTGTGGACACCTTGAAGTCGATTGTCCTTGCCTGCGCCGTCATCGAGCAGATGCTTACCGTGGAGAAGGCTGTTGCCCTGGCGCGTCTAGAGGAAGAATATCAGCTTAAGTTTTGGGGTCGCGTGGAGTGGGCACATGACTTAAGCCAACAGGAGTTGCAAGCACGTCTGGCGGCTGCCGTGCTCTTCATACATCTTAACTGTTCGGAAAACCTTGTTAAGCAAAAGATAATtctttaa